A window of Rhododendron vialii isolate Sample 1 chromosome 11a, ASM3025357v1 genomic DNA:
ATCAGAAATCGTCTGTACAAACACCTTTAAGTGAGAACTGGACCACGGTAGGTCCTAGGCCAGGCTTCTAGGAGGCATGATGATGGTAGAGTAATTTACCGTGATTAGTTTTGAGTTGCCCCTTTTTGCTTCATTGCCAGTTCTGAAACAATGGTCGATCGCAAGAAAAGACTACCCAATTGGTTTCGCCTGCTCCAAAGATTGGTTCACACAGATGCCGTGGAAGAAACACAGCTATCACACCCCACCCCGGCTAGCACTCAATTGAGCCTAAACCGAtgtgagggtgcaacatcaaccaccagcCCATTCCTATAACTCAAATTCTAGCAATTAAATTCACCAACagccattttattgataacgcaaacttaacgttcttacaaacacagcggAAGTCTCAAGAAAACATTAAAACTATACAACAAACTAATATCAACACGAGCTGCAACTAGATTCCTATCTATAGTGTCTCGCCAAAACTCGTCAAGTCTTCTTGACACGCTACCCTAAGGGATGGTACAACCACAAGATgatcagcagtggatatctacaacgccTGCAAAACTAGATTCCAGAATGGAATCCGagagtgtttatgagacatggatgcaattccatattaaaggtacagctaaaagatatatCGCAACCAATCAAACAGTAAACCAAGAAATTTaaagcaacaccgggcacacagccaataatttaaggcataaagccttttgacataaagccaatcacgtagcacacaaccaataatttaaggcataaaagccttttggcataaagccaatcaccgggcactaagccaacaatcaagttcaattcaataaagaacaacatctatgaatcaaacactcaccttgtactccaaaagaaagtactacTATGatttcggtgctccttgattcaccgactcgtcacctatccacaagccaaacttTTTAGTATATAATTACTTGAAAGGCTTGACAAATGCATAAACAATATCTTGCATCAACTCAACTATATAACATATGCCGAACAAaagtaaattcaccaatttgCACCCAAAACCAAGAATTCACAACACAATGTATAGCAGAACCACCGACTAAATTCTGACTACAGAATACTATAGATTTCAAAGAATACTAtaagaccaccaccactagcaagaagacttctagtacatcaatctagatataaagTTTGTccaaattggactccgaatgactaagatatgctcTATTGAAATtacaaatccaaaacagaaattacagttccagcagaacagtctgtgATCGAATGCTCAtcaaaaatcacatactcaatcttttcctataattccaacaccaaaacatcaccaattgatcagtgtttaagactcatgagaacccataTCCACCCAGCATGCTTAAACTTGAGGAATTTCACGAGGAACACAAATCAAAAACTGTCCAGAATCCCAGAACTTcccaaaacctgaactttagctcaaaaactgctataatctagaaagagtCACGGCACAAcccatacatattcagaaagatatgcgagtctagtttcggaatcaagaaacggtgcataaaaccgatacccgagcaagaagttatgcccgtttttccaacacgtgtctgtgctgtctgcacagacgcgaatcagacaccagttcagTCCACGAATTTTGTAGGCCAAAACACTTCGATTTATTTTCTGAACATTTAACACGATGCAATAGACTCACAGATGAACCTTcaggatttttttcaagaatttagaagattttgaggtaccttgaataaattcTTCAAAACAGGACAGATTATCAACTTGTTCAGACACAGTTATGCATGTTCATCATATACAcgaattttctgaaataaaaactcaattccaacctcaaaaactCTCTCCCATGGCTTCAATTCAGAGCATATTAGATACATAATGGAAGACCTAGCATGGAAAACATGAATTTCAGTACCCAAGAAGATGAAAATTACCTAATAAGCTTCAATTTTAAGGCTAACCCTAAtccctttctcttctccttcttcttcctctgctgatctctctctctctctccccctctctctctctctctctcttttctaacGTAGAATACCTCCCCTGatgggtttctttttttttttttctttttttttaaaaagaaacacacacaACACATCGGCACACACACGGCACTCATGCacaattcttaaaaaaatttgcactttAGTCCTTTTAGTTATTAAAGTATAACATAAAAGCACCTCAAATTTTAAGGGTGTTACACCCTCCCCCTCTTAGGAAATTTCATCCCCGAAATTACTTATCAAATTCAAACAAATGCGGATAGCTCTTTCGCATAGACTCCTCCGTCTCCCACGTAGCTTCCCTTTCCGAATGATTATTCCATTGAACCTTCACCAACGGTATTACTTTTGAACGAAGGATACACTCCCCTCGCTCCAAAATCCGAATTGGTTCCTCCACATAGGTCAAGTTCTCCTTTAGTTCCATCGGTTCTTTATCATTTAGCATGTGTGTCGAATCCGGCACATATTTCCTCAACATTGAAACATGGAAAACATCATGCAACCGTGCCAATTCCGTTGGCAAAGCCAACCGATAAGCCGTTGCCGCTACCCGTCCGGTAATCTCATACGGCCCAATGTACCTCGGCGCCAATTTCTTCCTTCCTTTAAAGCGAATAACCCCTTTCCAAGGCGATACACGAATGAACACACGATCACCCACCTCAAATTCTAAATCTCTTCTTCGTTTGTCAGCATAGCTCTTTTGACAAACTTGCGCAATTTTTAAACGCTCCCTTATAACTCGAACTCCATCAATGGTTTGTTTAACCATTTCAGGACCTAGCCTCTAATCCTCGCCTAATTGCTCCATTTGCTAAGCCAACATCTGTCTCTCACCAACATCGTTCCAACAAATTGGTGTCCTGCACCTCCTGCCATATAAAGCCTCATACGATGGCATGCCAATGCTGCTGTGATAACTATTATTGTAGGCAAACTCAATCAATGGCAAATATTCATCCCagctacccttaaaatcaagtaCACATGCCCTCAGCATATCCTCCAAAGTTTGAATGGTCCGTTCAgattgcccatcggtttgaggatgaaaaGCTGTACTAAATTTCAGTGAAGTACCCATAGCTCGCTGCAAACTCACCCAGAATCTAGAAGTAAACTTCGGATCTCTGTCACTAACAATGGACAAAGGAGCTCCATGCAATCTAACAATCCCACTGACATAAATTTGAGCGTACTTATCTGTAGAGTATGTAGTCTTGACAGGTAGAAAATGAGCCGTTTTCGTCAATCGATCCACAATAACCCAAATCGAATCATAACCTCCCTTAGAATGCGGTAGCcctgtcacaaaatccattgtTATATGTTCCCATTTCCACTCCGGTATAGGAAGATTCTGCAACAGACCCGCCGGTCTTTGATGTTCAACTTTCACTCGCTGACATGTCAAGCAACTAGTCACAAATTCTGCAATCTCTCTCTTCATGCCAATCCACCAATAAAACTCTCTCAAGTCACGATACAACTTCGTACTTCCTGGATGCATACCATAAGCTGAACTGTGCGCCTCCtccaaaatttctctttttagaGCTGCATCATCTGGAACACACATTCTATGTCCATACAAGAGCATACCATCCTCTCAAATATTGAATTCAAAAATCTTACCTTTAACTACCTTCTTTCTAATTTCTTCCATTTGTGGATCATCAAGTTGTCCATCTCGAATACGGTCCACAAATAAGGGCCAAACACTAAATTGCGCTAATAAAACATCATTGCTATTCAAAAAGAACTCCATACCCATCTGTTTCAGCTCAATAAAATTTACAACTTTTGAACATTGGATACAAGCCATTCTCGCTGCTATTTTCCAACTCAAAGCATCAGCAACCACATTTGCTTTCCCTGGATGGTAGTGAATAGAGCAATCATAATCTTTAATTAGTTCCATCCACCTTCTCTGCCTCAAATTCAACTCCTTCTACGTAAACAAATACTTAAGATTTTGATGATCGGAATAGATTTCACAAGTTACGCCATACAAGTAATGCCTCCACAACTTAAGTGCAAATAAGACAGCCGCTAGCTCCAAATCGTGCGTAGGGTAATTATGTTCATGATTTTTCAACTGTCTCGAAGCAAAAGCAATAACCTTACCTCGTTGCATAAGAACACAACCCAAACCTTGATGAGAAGCATCAGTGTAAATCACCATATCCTCGGTACCCATCGAAATAGTCAATACCGGCGCAGACACCAACCGATTCTTTAGTTCCTGAAAACTGTCTTCACATTCATTAGACCACACAAACTTCACATCTTTTCTAGTCAATTTGGTCATAGGCAAGGCAATAGAAGAAAAACCCTGAATAAATCTCCGATAATATCCTGCTAAACCAAGGAAACTTAGGACTTCAGAAACATTAGTCGGTCTTTCCCAATTCACTACTGCCTCCACCTTCTTTGGATCCACACAAATGCCATCCCGAGAGATCATATGGCCCAAAAATGCAACACTTTCAAGCCAGAATTCGCATTTGCTCAATTTACCATACAATTGCTTATCTCGTAAAGTCTGCAATATAATTCTCAGATGTTGCTCATGATCTTCCTTAGTTCGAGAATAGATCAGAATATCGTCAATAAACACAATGACGAACAAATCCAGATACAGCTCAAACACCCTATTCATAAGATCCATAAATACCGCTGGAGCATTAGTCActccgaaaggcataacaagaAACTCATAATGGCCATACCTCATTCGAAAAGTCGTTTTGGAGACATCAGTGTCCTTCACCTTAACCTGATGGTATCCTGAtctcaaatcaatttttgaaaagacgGTCGCTCCTTGCaactgatcaaacaaatcatcaattctAGGCAATGGATACTTATTCCGTATTGTCACCTTATTCAGTTGCCTGTAATCAATGCACATACGCATAGTaccatctttcttcttcacaaataaaACTGGTGCACCCCACGGTGAGATACTTGATCGAATAAGCCCTTTATCAAGTAAatctttcaattgaatttttaattctAGTAACTCAGCTGGTGCCATTCGATACGGTGGAATAGAAATAGGATTTGTTCCTGGTATCACTTCAATAGTAAATTCCACCTCCCTATCAAGCACAATTCCCGGTAATTCATCGGGAAAGACATCCGAAAACTCCCTCACAATCGGTATATCCGATAACTCTAATGGTTTCTTCTCTATGTCAACAACATAGGCCAAATACCCCTGACATCCCTTCCTCAACATACTCACAGCTTTAAGAGCAGATAACATACCAGTTACAGAAGTCTGTCTATCACCACAGAATTTAATTTCTGACTCTCCCGGTATTTTAAAGACAACTTCTTTACTAAAGCAATCTAAAGATGCATGATGTGTGGATAAGAAATCCATTCCTAGAATAACATCAAAATCAGACATTACTAAAGGAATCAAATCAACTTCTAGATTTTTACCACCCACACTCAGCACACACTTGGGGAAAGATACCCCAATTATCACCACTTCTCCAACAGGAGTAGATATCGCCAAAGCAATGTCTAATAACACATAATGCTTATTCAAATGCATACTAAACAAGTTCGACACAAAAGAATGCGTAGAACCAGGATCAATTAAAATTTGTGCATTAACACCACAAACCATTAAAGTACCTGTCACCACATTCGGAGTTGCCTGGACATTTTGTCGTGTCATGGCGAACACTCTCCCCAGTGCTATAGTTCCACCCGCTCCACCACCCCGACCAACAGGCCTACCAATATTTGTTCCACGGCCAGCCGGAACACTGCCACTAGAAGATGCACCTGAAGCTTGTGGTTTCGTGCAATGAGTTGCAATATGCCCCATTTCTCCACATTTAAAACATTTAAACCCTTTCCCCAATTCCGGACAATCTCTCATGCGATGATTGGGCGATCCACACCGATAACACTGAAAAGGAGTCCCACGTCCACTTGAACTACTCCCCCTGCCAAAACTTGGCTTACTTGCCTCATAGCTTTGACTACCTTGTTGTTTACCCTCACTCTGACCTTTAAAATGTTGAAATCCTCCTCCACCTCTGTAAAACCCGCCTGATTTTCCCCCTTGGCAAGCCTGCCTCGCCTCGAATTTACTCTTCTTTGATTGTTCTCGTTTACTAAACTTCTCTTCAACATCCTTGCCAATCTTCTTTGTTGTTTCAATCAAATCCGCatagtctttttctttattaGTCGTCATTCTGGTTCAAACATTATCCTCCAACCCACCTCTGAACCGTCTACCCTTCTTTTCTTCAGTATCCACCATATCCGTAGCATAGGCTGAAAGAGCATTAAACTTGGCTTCATATTCGGCCACCGACATACTCCCCTGTttaagattaataaaatatgcTTCCTGCTGGAAACGATACGTCTCAGGACAGTAATGATCATTAAAGGCCTTCACAAACCTTGCCCATGTAATGACTTGTGGCATTGGTGGCTGAATACCTGGTAATGGGGCTGACAGCAACCTCTGACTTTCCTCCCACCATATTAAAGCTTGCCCTTTCAAGGTGAAGGTTGCTAAAGTCACCTTTTGTTCATTAGTTACTCCCATAGCTGTTAGAACCCTCTCAACCATTTTCAACCAATCCTCTACCTCTTGAGGTTTAAAAGTACCCTCAAACTCCGTTGGATACAACTTCTTGAATTTCTCTAGTAATCCAACATTCTAATTAACTGGATTTTGATTAACCGGAGGTGCAGCTTGTCGTTCAGCATACTATGCCAAAGCCACCAATAGTCTATCTATATCCCTGGCCCCTGCCTGAACTCCTGCCCGTGCAGCCCTAGAAGCCGGATCTGCTTGCTCAGAATGGGAAGTggcttcttcttccattttccttacCTATTGCAATTCAATTTAACAACAGTAACAACATATACTATTTTATCATGTTAGATAAACCAACACTAAACTACTCGACAGAATATGATCGACTCCTAAATCCACTGCTAGATCGCCACTCGCTCAACGACTCTTAGAATCGAGATAAGCcaacgctctgataccaagctgtcacaccccaccccggCTAGCACTCAATTGAGCCTAAAccgacgtgagggtgcaacatcaaccaccagcCCATTCCTATAACTCAAATTCTAGCAATTAAATTAACCAACAGCCATTTTATTGATAATGCAAACTTaacgttcttacaaacacagcggAAGTCTCAAGAAAATATTAAAACTATACAACAAACTAATATCAACACGAGCTGCAACTAGATTCCTATCTACAGTGTCTCGCCAAAACTTGTCAAGTCTTCTTGACGCACTACCCTAAGCGAAGGTACAACCACAAGATGATCAGCAGTGGATATCAACacgcctgcaaaactggattccagAATGGAATCCGggagtgtttatgagacatggatgcaattccatattaaaggtacagctaaaagatatatCTCAACCAATCAAACAGTAaaccaagcaattaaaagcaacaccggacacaaagccaataatttaaggcataaagccttttgacataaagccaatcaccgggcacacagccaataatttaaggcataaaagccttttggcataaagccaatcaccgggcactaagccaacaatcaagttcaattcaatatagaacaacatctatgaatgaaacactcaccttgtactccaaaagaaagtactactatggtttcggtgctccttgattcaccgactcgtcacctatccacaagccaaacttTTTAGTATATAATTACTTGAAAGGCTTGACAAATGCATAAACAATATCTTGCATCAACTCAACTATATAACGTATGCCAAACAAaagtaaattcaccaatttgCACCCAAAACCAAGAATTCACAACACAATGTATAGCAGAACCACCGACTAAATTCTGACTACAGAATTCTATAGATTTCAAAGAATACTATAAGACCACTACCACTAGCAAGAAGActtctagtacatcaatctagatataaagTTTGTccaaattggactccgaatgactaagatatgctcaattgaaattacaaatccaaaacagaaattacagttccagcagaacagtctgcgatcgaatgctcatcaaaaatcacatactcaatcttttacaataattccaacaccaaaacatcaccaatcgatcaatgtttaagactcatgagaacccataTCCACCCAACATGCTTAAACTTGAGGAATTTCACGAGAAACACAAATCAAAAACTGTCCAGAATCCCAGAACTTCCCAAAAACTGAACTTTAACTcaaaactgctataatctagaaagagtCACGGCACAACCCATACATATCCAGAAAGATATACGAGactagtttcggaatcaagaaatggtgcgtaaaaccgatacccgagcaagaagttatgcccgtttttccaacacgtgtctgtgctgtctgcacagacgcgaatcagacaccagttcagTCCACGAATTTTGTAGGCCAAAACAATTCGAGTTATTTTCTGACAATTTAACACGATGCAATAGACTTACAGATGAACCTTCAGGATGTTTTAcaagaatttagaagatttctaggtaccttgaataaattcgtcaaaaCAGGACAGATTATCAACTTGTTCAGACACAGTTATGCATGTCATATACAcgaattttctgaaataaaaactcaattccaacctcaaaaaccctctcCCATGGCTTCAATTCAGAGCATATTAGATATAGAATGGAAGACCTAGCATGGAAAACATGAATTTCAGTACCTAAGAAGATGAAAATTACCTAATAAGCTTCAATTCAAGGCTAACCCTAATCCCcgttctcttctccttcttcttcctccgctgatctctctctctctctctctcttttctaaGGTAGAATACCTCCCCTgatgggtttttatttttatttttttcttttgttttaaaagaaacacacacacaacacctCAGCACACACACGGCACTCATgcacaattctaaaaaaaattgcactttagtcCTTTACGTTATTAAAGTAAAACATAAAAGCACCTCAAATTTTAAGGGTGTTACAACAGTTATTTGAGGTTGAAGTACTATAGGAAGGACAAGCGTCGACAAAAATAATGCGAGAATCACCTGCAACAATACCACTCGAGGAACTTGTATCGATGGCTGACCAACCAAACAGGGTGGAAGAACTTAGACGAAACATGGCAGATTTGGATGCTCAACTCAAGCAGTCTATTGCCAATTTCGATGCTCAACTCAAGGCTTCTGTCAACGCAATGCAAAAAAAGATGCTCATGATGGCAGAAACTATGCAAGAAATCAGTGATAAGTTGTAAGAAAGGCCTCCCCCACAACTTGAACAGCCCAAGGAAGAAACACTGGTCACGGATCCTAACCTGGCTACCCTCATTATCAAGATTGGAAAGTTGGAGGAGTCTGTTCGAAAAATTGAGAAGCTTGGAAAAGGGGAGATTGACATGAGCAAATTGTGTCTGTTCCCAAATGCCAAGCTGCCGGAAAAATTCAAAGGCATTGACTTTACAAAGTTTGATGGCACTACTGATCCAAAGGCTCATCTCCGGGGGTATTTTAGTTCCCTCACAATGCGAGGGCTTGAAACTGATGCTATGGCAAAACTATTTCACGAGTCTTTAACTGGTCCCGCACTGCAATGGTTTCTTACCCTTGAACCATCTAAGAaaaggacttgggaagatattggGACAACTTTTGTAGCCTAGTATGATTTCAATGTGGACTTAAAGATGACCACAAGGGAGCTAGAAAGCACTAAGATGGGTGACAAAGAAAGCTTTGCTGATTATGTGAAACgttggagagccaaggccgcgcAGATGCAAAATAAGCCAGATCTGAAGGAATTTAAatcattacaaagaatttgCCAAGCTCCTTTGCACCATACATGGTACTTTCTCAAGCCGCCCCAAACTTCGAAACCTTTTATGTCTCCGAGCTAGCTGTGGAAGAAGCACTGAGGAACGGTACCTTGGAGAAGAAAGAATCAGGATCAAAGTCCAAAAGGGCATACTTTGGGAACATCAACGTCCTTTTTGGAAATGCCAATCAAGCTGGAACCTCTTCTACCAAACCCACAGAAGTAAACCAAATCTCTGAAAAACCAAAGTCTCAGAACTGAACCTTTACCCAATTCAGTACCCCTAGATCTGCCTTGCtcaaaaagcttgttgagtttaGGGTTCTGAAAGTGCTCCCACCACCACAAACTATCCCACGAAACCTTAACCAAAATGTTTACTGTGAATATCACCAGATGCCTGGTCACACCGCTGACAACTGCATtcgccttcgtcatgcgatTCAAAACCTCATTGACAACAAGGTCATCGAAGCTCCTCCCCCAGATAAGCCAAATACCATTTCAAACCCCTTACCACAGCGTAACACCCCCTTCCGTATTAACCAAATCACCTTAGCCGATGACTCAACCACCCAGGACTTTGACCCAACCTTCTTCATCATCCCCGACACTAAACCAAGGCCAGTTGTGGAAATCCCTAAAGAAATTGCCCTATCCTTTCTTTGGGAATGGGAAGACACATGGGGAAACTTGATTGCCAATTGGGAGGAATTTGAAGCCAATAACTTTCAAAGAATTATTGAACCTCCATTCGAGCTTGGATGGGAAGTTGATTGGCAGAATGTTCATACTGACCCTCTTGATGGACTCTCCTTATACATGATGTTTGAAGGACAGAACGAGAACTATCAAGTCCCTCAAGAAGCTTTCGAATGGGATTGGGACCCAATCCCAGATACGAATAAGCTTTTGGCCAAAGATGACCCCACTAGATACATTCTCCCTACCCGCAATGTTTGCTGAGGAATACCAACACGAGATGGCAGCCTACAATTGGCCGGAACTTGCTCCGCATGACTTTGTCGTTGATAATCTGTATAACAACTTGGGCCTTAACCCGTGGTATTGGAATCTGGGGCCCCGAGAGCATGAAGAAGAGATGGCTAGTAACGAGTTTAATCCAATGGACTACATTGTGGACGAAGCTGAATCAGAGGCATCGATCACTTTTCCTGAGGATGCCAATGTCGCCATGATGAACTTATGGGAAGATGACCCAGGGGCCAGACCAAATCCATGGGTAAACTCCAAAATTGTTAACATAAAAGTGGGAAATGAGGAATGGAACAAGACGGTGATGGAAGCTGAGCAGTGGAAGCCTGAGGACCTTTGGGAAGATTTCGTTATTGCTGATTTGGCCACCAATCTCCGGGATACTACCATTGGGAGCAAGCACAAGGCTCTTGTTGATTTATGGATTGAGGAATCAAAATACCGCCAGGTTCACCATCTGACCAGGAGTGGCCGTGTCTACCAACCCCTTAACCTCCGAACTAGAGAATCCTCCAACTCTGCAGCTCTCCCAGCCCAAGACCCATCCGACCCTTTCACTACCCCGATCAAAAACACTTTCCAACCCTTTGCTCCACCAGCCAAAGAGCCTTCTCATCCTGATAAAAACCCCGAAGGAATGATCAAGCAACAACTTGAGCAGACTCAGGCTAAAATGTCTATTTGGGATGTACTTGTTCATTCCACCCGCCATCGTGAAGGACTCATCCAAGCTCTCTCCCATCTGAAAGTTCCTTCCAATATAACCCCTGATGAGTTTATGGCACTCATCAAAACCCATTAAGCATGCCATAACTTTCACCGATCAAGACCTGCCCGCTGAAGGAACAGACCATAATAGGCCACTACATGTTACCCTGAAATGCCAAGGTAAATGGGTTCCGGTAATCCTGATTGACAATGGTTCAGCAATCAACGTTTGCCCACTCTGCGTTGCCTATTGCTTggggtacaaaaataaggacttctctCCATCAAAAGTTAAGGTTCGAGCATATG
This region includes:
- the LOC131306852 gene encoding uncharacterized protein LOC131306852, yielding MFRLSSSTLFGWSAIDTSSSSGIVAGTEIHVFHARSSILYLICSELKPWERVFEVRKMEEEATSHSEQADPASRAARAGVQAGARDIDRLLKFKKLYPTEFEGTFKPQEVEDWLKMVERVLTAMGVTNEQKVTLATFTLKGQALIWWEESQRLLSAPLPGIQPPMPQVITWARFVKAFNDHYCPETYRFQQEAYFINLKQGSMSVAEYEAKFNALSAYATDMVDTEEKKGRRFRGGLEDNV
- the LOC131306851 gene encoding uncharacterized protein LOC131306851: MVKQTIDGVRVIRERLKIAQVCQKSYADKRRRDLEFEVGDRVFIRVSPWKGVIRFKGRKKLAPRYIGPYEITGRVAATAYRLALPTELARLHDVFHVSMLRKYVPDSTHMLNDKEPMELKENLTYVEEPIRILERGECILRSKVIPLVKVQWNNHSEREATWETEESMRKSYPHLFEFDK